A part of Penaeus chinensis breed Huanghai No. 1 chromosome 6, ASM1920278v2, whole genome shotgun sequence genomic DNA contains:
- the LOC125026211 gene encoding mucin-2-like translates to MITSPTDIADTTTPSVRNTGTTTPTNTADKMAPSATNTGTTTSPTNTAYITTPVARNTGTTTPPTNAGDTMTPASRNTGTTTSNSNTADTTTPSVRNTGTTTSPTNTADTTTPVSRNSGTTTLPTNTGTTTTPSVRKTDATTTPINTTDTTTFSARNTGTTTGTTNSSNMADTTNTSARNTDTTTSTTNTADSTTSSADIQQETQARPPLLLTRATRHVPVARNTGTTMSPTNHRQYDPCSEKHRNTGTTTSPTNTADTTTPVATNTGTTTSPTNTADTMTSVARNTGTTTLPTNTADTTTPSARNTGTTISPNTGDMTTPVARNIGTNTSTNTCDTTTPLARNTDTTTSSINTADTTTPVARNISTTTYPTNTTDTTTLITTTRTTNKTSSATYVGAIVLDTTLSATTMADKKATFPSQPLLLLSIHLLWL, encoded by the exons ATGATCACCTCTCCTACCGATATCGCTGATACGACTACCCCTTCGGTTAGAAACACAGGCACGACCACTCCTACTAACACTGCCGACAAGATGGCCCCTTCTGCTACAAACACAGGCACGACCACCTCTCCTACCAATACCGCCTATATAACGACCCCTGTAGCTAGAAACACAGGCACGACCACCCCTCCTACTAACGCGGGCGATACAATGACCCCTGCATCTAGAAATACAGGTACGACCACGTCTAATTCCAacaccgccgacacgacgacccctTCGGTTAGAAACACAGGCACGACCACCTCTCCTACCAacaccgccgacacgacgacccctgTATCTAGAAATTCAGGTACGACCACCCTTCCTACTAACACGGGCACCACGACGACCCCTTCGGTTAGAAAAACAGATGCGACCACTACTCCTATTAACACCACCGACACGACGACCTTTTCGGCTAGAAACACAGGCACGACCACAGGTACGACCAATTCTTCTAACATGGCTGACACGACCAACACATCGGCTAGAAACACAGACACGACTACCTCTACTACCAACACCGCCGACTCGACGACCTCTTCGGCTGACATACAG CAAGAAACACAGGCACGACCACCTCTTCTACTAACACGGGCGACACGACACGTGCCTGTAGCTAGAAACACAGGCACGACCATGTCCCCTACCAACCACAGACAGTACGACCCCTGTAGTGAGAAGCATAG AAACACAGGCACGACCACCTCTCCTACCAacaccgccgacacgacgacccctgTGGCTACAAACACAGGCACGACCACTTCTCCTACAAACACCGCTGACACGATGACCTCTGTAGCTAGAAACACAGGTACGACCACCTTGCCTACCAacaccgccgacacgacgacccctTCGGCTAGAAACACAGGTACGACCATATCTCCTAACACGGGTGACATGACGACCCCTGTAGCTAGAAACATAGGCACAAACACATCTACTAACACGTGCGACACGACGACCCCTTTAGCTAGAAACACAGATACGACCACCTCTTCTATTAACACCGCCGACACCACGACCCCAGTAGCTAGAAACATAAGCACGACCACCTATCCCACTAACACCACAGACACGACGACCCTTATAACCACAACCAGAACTACTAATAAGACTTCTAGCGCTACATATGTTGGGGCTATAGTTCTAGACACAACCCTGTCTGCTACTACGATGGCTGACAAGAAAGCTACCTTTCCATCACAGCCGCTACTCCTTCTGTCAATACATTTGCTGTGGCTATAA